The Apium graveolens cultivar Ventura chromosome 6, ASM990537v1, whole genome shotgun sequence genome contains a region encoding:
- the LOC141664900 gene encoding uncharacterized protein LOC141664900 — MDVFKKLSINIPFAEALEQMPSYVKFMKDFLSRKRKLEEFKTVALTEECNAILQKKLPLKLKDMRSFTIPCTIGTQYFGKALCDLGASVNLMPLSIFTKLGVGEVKPTSVILQLENKSLAYPRGTVKYVLVEVDKFIFPVDFIVLYMEEDS, encoded by the coding sequence ATGGATGTTTTCAAGAAATTGTCCATTAATATCCCTTTTGCTGAAGCACTGGAGCAAATGCCAAGCTATGTCAAGTTCATGAAGGATTTTCTATCAAGGAAGAGAAAATTGGAAGAATTTAAAACTGTGGCTTTAACCGAGGAGTGTAATGCAATTCTACAGAAGAAGCTTCCTCTAAAACTTAAAGATATGAGAAGTTTCACTATCCCGTGTACTATTGGGACACAATATTTTGGCAAAGCGTTATGTGATTTGGGGGCTAGTGTGAATTTGATGCCACTTTCAATTTTTACAAAGCTGGGAGTTGGTGAAGTGAAGCCTACATCGGTGATATTGCAATTGGAAAATAAGTCTTTGGCATATCCAAGAGGTACTGTTAAATATGTTCTTGTAGAAGTGGATAAATTCATATTTCCCGTTGATTTCATTGTGCTTTATATGGAAGAAGATTcataa